From the genome of Herpetosiphonaceae bacterium:
CCACCTCGGCGATCTGGAGCCGGGACAGGCCCGCCCGATTGAGATGAAGCTCGAAGGCGCGGCCTTCGATCGCAACGTGGGCATCGCGGGACGGCTGCTGCGAGATAAAATGACCAACTTCAACCGCCTGGGACAACTGCCGGTCGAGGTGCGTATGGAGCAGACGGTGATCGATACGATCTTCAACTCGCTCTACGATCCGCCTCTGGGACCGGTCGCGGTGGGCTGGATGGAGCGCAGCCCGCTGGCGATCGAGGTCGAGCCGAGCCGACTCCATCGGCAGCAGCTTACGATCATCGTCGCGCCCGCCGAGGTTGCCTTCGACCAGAGCGGCGCGATCTCGCTGGAGCGCGGCTGGTTCAATCCAATCTTCGAGATCGATAGCGCAGGCATCGGCGGGCCATGCGTGACACGCTCCGGCGACGGCTGGTTTCTGGAGGGCGGGATCATGACCAGCACGATGCAACTGCCAGCCAGCCTTCAATCGCTACAGCTCGATCGGGCGATGATCGCGCTCGACCGTGACGGGCCGCCCAGCACAATGAAGCTGAGCGTCTACGACTGGGCCGCTAAACAATGGAGCGAGCAACCGCTGTCGAGCAACACGGCGACGATTGAGCAGCCGACGCGCTACTTCAGCGGCGCGGGTCTGCTCAAAGCGCGCGTCGAGGTGCAGGGCGATAATGCCAAGGGCGGCGGATGTGTCAGCGTCAATCTGCGCGTCGAAGGAAGCCGACGATGAATCCAGCGATCGAAACAGCCAACCTTACCAAGCGCTACGGTCGCACCCTGGCGCTCGATGATCTGAACCTGCGCGTGCCGCCCGGCACAATCTACGGCTTTGTCGGGCCGAACGGCGCAGGCAAGACGACGACGCTGCGGATGCTGGCGGGGCTGCTAGAGCCGTCGAGCGGCGAGATCCGCCTGCTGGGCCAGCGCCTCGACCGGGATGGCCGCGCGTCGCAGCGGCTAATCGGCTACATGCCCGATTTCTTCGGCGTGTACGACGATCTGCGGGTCTGGGAATACCTGGATTTCTTCGCGCGCTGCTACAACCTGCCGCCCGCCAAACGCCGCACGACCGTCGAGGGCCTGCTGGATCTGGTCGATCTGACACCCAAGCGCGACGACTTTGTGCAAGGCTTGTCGCGGGGTATGCAGCAGCGGCTCTGCCTGGCACACGCGCTGGTCCACGATCCGCCGATCCTGCTCCTCGACGAGCCAGCTTCGGGCCTCGATCCACGGGCACGAGTTGAGCTGCGCGAGCTGCTACGCACGCTGCGCGACATGGGCAAGACGATCGTGCTGTCGTCGCATATCTTGAGCGAGCTATCGGAGATCTGCACGGCGCTGGGCATTATGCAGCAGGGCCGCCTGATCGCCAGCGGCTCGGTCGACGAGGTGATGCGCCAGCTCGGCGACACGCGGCGGCTGCGGCTCTCGGTGCTGCGTGGCGTGGAGCAGGCCCAGGCGATCCTCGCGGCCACTCCCGGCGTCGGACGCATCGAGGTCGTGGACGACGAAGTACTCGATGGGCGGCACCCGGCGCGCGCGCCGGACCCGTACGTGACGCTGCTGGCAGAGTGGGACGGCGACGCGGCGGCATCTGCCGAGCTGATCGAGCGACTGGTCAAAGCGGGCGTCGCACTCGTCGCATTCGGGCAAACCACCAACGATCTTGAAGCGCTCTTCCTACAACTCACAGCGGCCTGATCGCTGCGTCAGCGGAGTGTGAGCTATGCAGATTTCACTTCAACCGAATCCGATCATCGTCAAAGAACTGCGCTCGCGGATGCGCGGCGGACGGCCCTACTTAATCTTGAGCGGCTATTTGCTTGGCCTGAGCCTGATCTGCTACGCGGTGATCCGTATCTTCCAGGCTCAGGCGGAAACCGGCACGTCGATCATCAGCGCGCACG
Proteins encoded in this window:
- a CDS encoding ABC transporter ATP-binding protein, translated to MNPAIETANLTKRYGRTLALDDLNLRVPPGTIYGFVGPNGAGKTTTLRMLAGLLEPSSGEIRLLGQRLDRDGRASQRLIGYMPDFFGVYDDLRVWEYLDFFARCYNLPPAKRRTTVEGLLDLVDLTPKRDDFVQGLSRGMQQRLCLAHALVHDPPILLLDEPASGLDPRARVELRELLRTLRDMGKTIVLSSHILSELSEICTALGIMQQGRLIASGSVDEVMRQLGDTRRLRLSVLRGVEQAQAILAATPGVGRIEVVDDEVLDGRHPARAPDPYVTLLAEWDGDAAASAELIERLVKAGVALVAFGQTTNDLEALFLQLTAA